One Thermorudis peleae genomic window, AAACGCGCTCAAGCCATCTTCAGGATACCATACAATTCCTTACCCGAAAATCTGTGTCAGCATGTCACTTTCGCACTTCGGGTATAGTCGCCTTGTCCTGGTGTTGTCCAGGCAGAGAAGCCAGCGAGGATGGAAGAGAGACGTCGTACCGTCCACGCCAGGCATACCAGCGAACACGCAACACGTCTCCCAGCATGCGCATGCTGTCACTTACCGGATCAACTTTGCTCCCGGGCACATGGCGCCAGGTAACTGGAAGGATCGCGATGCGGTAGCCAGCCCGGCGAGCTACATAGAGCAATTCGACATCGAAGCCGGTAACTCGCGGTCCACGCACGGGAAGCGTATCATTCCGGTAAAGTTGACACGCTGCAAAGAGCGTTCGCGCTACCGCAGCGTGGAAGCCTTTAAAACCACATTGGGTGTCAGGAATTCCGGGAACAGCAAGAAGCTGCACCACCCAGTTAAAAACGCGTCCCATGAGATGGCGATGCCACGGTTCACCCAAACGCTTGGCTGTTTCACCTTCCCGAGATCCGATGACGATGTCCCAGCCTTGGTTCAAAAGCGCCATCATCGGCTCAAGATAGTGAATCGGAGTTGACAGGTCAGCATCAGTGAAGACAATGAACTGACCATGTGCTGCCATCACTCCACTAAAGACAGCAGCCGCTTTCCCGCGGTGTGGAAGGCGCAAGTGCCGCACGCGCGCCTCCCGCTGCTGCCAAACGGCCGCGATTGCTGCAGTTGCGTCCTCACTCCCGTCATCGGCAATCAAGACCTCCCACGTATACGGCTGAGCAGTGAGATAGGAAAGCACCGCTTCCATTGTGGTTGGTAAGCGACGCTCCTCGTTATAGGCCGGAATAATCAGGCTGAGGGTTGACCACTCAGGCGCCATCTCAGTAGTACGCGCCTCCGTCATACATTCCCCGCATCTGCGCCTTCTTCACATGTCCGCCGCGATTGTATCAAGTTGAGAAGATCACACTCGACTGGTCTGCACCGGAATTGAACATTTGTTCCTTGCCAGCCTTGCTAGAATTACCCGGTGTGACGCCGTCGGCAACAAGGGGGATAGACAGAACGATGGCGAGCGACAAGATTATCATCCGCG contains:
- a CDS encoding dolichyl-phosphate beta-glucosyltransferase, which translates into the protein MTEARTTEMAPEWSTLSLIIPAYNEERRLPTTMEAVLSYLTAQPYTWEVLIADDGSEDATAAIAAVWQQREARVRHLRLPHRGKAAAVFSGVMAAHGQFIVFTDADLSTPIHYLEPMMALLNQGWDIVIGSREGETAKRLGEPWHRHLMGRVFNWVVQLLAVPGIPDTQCGFKGFHAAVARTLFAACQLYRNDTLPVRGPRVTGFDVELLYVARRAGYRIAILPVTWRHVPGSKVDPVSDSMRMLGDVLRVRWYAWRGRYDVSLPSSLASLPGQHQDKATIPEVRK